One window of Nymphaea colorata isolate Beijing-Zhang1983 chromosome 11, ASM883128v2, whole genome shotgun sequence genomic DNA carries:
- the LOC116264155 gene encoding protein MEI2-like 2 isoform X2 produces the protein MAESSGLSSQGLGRVFSMRIPQKVGNTTWGVQSKSEKYQVADDTSLFSSSLPVLPHEKLNFESLDKHVEAMGTASSNSNQVFSERENKESTEDIDHDPVDLPDDENELLAGIMDDFDLTGLPSNIDDVDDYDLFGSGGGMELDFEPQESLSLSFAKASISDNYVGNATGQYGLSNGVGTVAGEHPYGEHPSRTLFVRNINSNVEDSELRSLFEQFGAIRTLYTACKHRGFVMISYYDIRDARTAMRALQNKPLRRRKLDIHFSIPKDNPSEKDINQGTLVVFNLDPSVSNDDLRQIFGAYGEIKEIRETPHKRHHKFIEFYDVRAAEAALRSLNRSDIAGKKIKLEPSRPGGARRNLMHQLTQELDQDEARTFRPPGGSPIGNSPPGTWASYSPNENSLLHASNQSPGVGTISPIGSNHLPGLASILPPLMSNTVKIAPIGKDQGRGSHTEQVFSSRTSINETGIQQSHSFPESGNTVMPNMGQSPGSLTSFGLTSSSASGVGTLSGPQFLWGSSTPYSSHTHSSAWPAPSAGRSFTSTGQGPGYPYSSRQGSFMSSSHQHHVGSAPSGMPFERQYGFFPDSPETSFINAAAFGGVGLNRNDGAYLMNIGGRTAINSGIGLSNNMMPENGSPNFRVLPSQRLGHMMLGNSPFAGPFTSIDGMADRGRSRRVENNVNQLDNKKQYQLDLEKIEGGEDTRTTLMIKNIPNKYTSKMLLAAIDENHKGTYDFLYLPIDFKNKCNVGYAFINMVSPSYIIPFFEAFNGKKWEKFNSEKVASLAYARIQGKAALVTHFQNSSLMNEDKRCRPILFHSDGSEAGDQVDPACQSVG, from the exons ATGGCAGAGTCTTCAGGCTTGTCATCTCAAG GTCTGGGCAGAGTATTCTCAATGAGGATTCCTCAAAAGGTGGGGAACACTACATGGGGAGTTCAGTCTAAGTCAGAGAAATATCAGGTTGCAGATGATACCAGCCTTTTTTCAAGTTCTTTGCCTGTTTTGCCACATGAAAAAT TGAATTTTGAGAGTTTGGACAAGCATGTGGAAGCTATGGGAACTGCATCGTCAAATTCAAACCAAGTTTTttctgagagagagaataaggaGTCCACTGAGGATATTGATCACGATCCAGTTGATCTGCCTGATGATGAGAATGAACTTTTGGCAGGCATTATGGACGACTTCGACCTGACTGGCTTACCCAGTAATATTGATGATGTGGATGATTATGATCTTTTTGGCAGTGGAGGGGGTATGGAGTTGGATTTTGAGCCACAGGAGAGCCTGAGTCTGAGTTTTGCAAAAGCAAGCATCTCAGATAATTATGTTGGGAATGCAACTGGGCAGTATGGGCTTTCAAATGGTGTGGGGACCGTTGCTGGGGAGCATCCATATGGTGAGCATCCATCGAGAACATTGTTTGTGCGGAATATCAATAGCAATGTTGAAGATTCAGAATTACGGTCATTATTTGAG CAATTTGGTGCCATCAGAACTCTGTACACTGCTTGCAAGCACAGGGGATTTGTGATGATATCTTATTATGATATTCGTGATGCTCGAACTGCAATGCGTGCACTGCAAAATAAGCCATTACGCCGGAGGAAACTTGACATACATTTTTCTATTCCAAAG GATAACCCTTCGGAAAAGGATATAAATCAGGGAACACTTGTAGTTTTTAATCTGGATCCCTCGGTTTCCAATGATGATCTCCGCCAGATATTTGGGGCTTATGGAGAAATCAAAGAG ATCCGTGAGACCCCACATAAGCGGCATCATAAATTTATTGAGTTCTATGATGTCAGAGCAGCAGAAGCTGCTCTTCGTTCTTTAAATAGGAGTGACATTGCTGGGAAAAAGATAAAGCTTGAGCCTAGCCGTCCAGGTGGAGCACGAAGAaa CTTGATGCATCAATTGACCCAGGAGCTCGACCAGGATGAAGCTAGAACTTTTCGGCCTCCAGGAGGTTCTCCAATCGGAAATTCTCCTCCAG GTACTTGGGCATCATACAGCCCAAATGAAAATAGTTTGTTGCACGCTTCCAATCAGTCTCCAGGTGTGGGAACTATTAGTCCCATAGGCAGCAACCATTTACCTGGTTTAGCTTCTATATTACCACCTCTAATGTCTAACACTGTCAAGATTGCACCCATTGGTAAAGACCAAGGTAGGGGCAGCCATACAGAGCAAGTATTCTCAAGCAGGACTTCCATTAATGAAACTGGTATCCAGCAGTCTCATTCCTTTCCGGAGAGTGGCAACACTGTGATGCCAAATATGGGCCAGAGCCCTGGAAGCTTAACATCCTTTGGCCTGACTTCTTCTAGTGCATCTGGTGTTGGTACGTTGTCTGGGCCGCAGTTTCTCTGGGGTAGTTCTACCCCTTACTCTTCACATACCCATTCTTCAGCATGGCCTGCGCCATCAGCTGGACGCTCATTCACCTCTACTGGACAAGGACCTGGATATCCATACTCAAGTCGCCAAGGCTCATTCATGAGTTCATCACATCAGCACCATGTTGGTTCTGCTCCATCTGGAATGCCGTTTGAGAGGCAGTATGGTTTCTTTCCAGATTCTCCTGAAACAAGCTTCATAAATGCTGCTGCTTTTGGGGGTGTGGGTTTAAATCGCAATGACGGAGCTTACCTGATGAATATTGGTGGCAGAACTGCTATTAATTCTGGAATTGGTCTTTCAAATAATATGATGCCTGAAAATGGTTCCCCAAATTTCCGAGTCTTGCCTTCACAGAGGTTGGGGCATATGATGCTTGGGAATAGCCCGTTTGCTGGACCATTTACAAGTATAGATGGGATGGCCGATCGTGGAAGAAGCCGACGAGTTGAGAATAATGTGAACCAGTTAGACAACAAAAAACAATATCAACTTGACTTGGAAAAAATTGAGGGTGGTGAAGACACACGGACAACACTCATGATAAAAAATATCCCTAACAA GTACACATCTAAGATGCTTCTTGCTGCCATTGATGAGAATCATAAGGGAACTTATGACTTTTTATACTTGCCAATTGATTTCAAG AACAAGTGCAATGTGGGTTATGCCTTCATAAACATGGTGTCTCCGTCATACATCATTCCATTTTTTGAG GCATTCAATGGCAAGAAGTGGGAGAAATTTAACAGTGAGAAGGTGGCTTCACTGGCTTATGCCCGTATTCAAGGCAAGGCAGCCCTTGTcacccatttccagaattcaaGTCTAATGAATGAAGATAAGCGCTGTCGCCCCATTCTTTTCCACTCAGATGGCTCAGAGGCTGGTGATCAG GTGGATCCCGCTTGCCAAAGTGTTGGATGA
- the LOC116264155 gene encoding protein MEI2-like 2 isoform X1, which translates to MAESSGLSSQGLGRVFSMRIPQKVGNTTWGVQSKSEKYQVADDTSLFSSSLPVLPHEKLNFESLDKHVEAMGTASSNSNQVFSERENKESTEDIDHDPVDLPDDENELLAGIMDDFDLTGLPSNIDDVDDYDLFGSGGGMELDFEPQESLSLSFAKASISDNYVGNATGQYGLSNGVGTVAGEHPYGEHPSRTLFVRNINSNVEDSELRSLFEQFGAIRTLYTACKHRGFVMISYYDIRDARTAMRALQNKPLRRRKLDIHFSIPKDNPSEKDINQGTLVVFNLDPSVSNDDLRQIFGAYGEIKEIRETPHKRHHKFIEFYDVRAAEAALRSLNRSDIAGKKIKLEPSRPGGARRNLMHQLTQELDQDEARTFRPPGGSPIGNSPPGTWASYSPNENSLLHASNQSPGVGTISPIGSNHLPGLASILPPLMSNTVKIAPIGKDQGRGSHTEQVFSSRTSINETGIQQSHSFPESGNTVMPNMGQSPGSLTSFGLTSSSASGVGTLSGPQFLWGSSTPYSSHTHSSAWPAPSAGRSFTSTGQGPGYPYSSRQGSFMSSSHQHHVGSAPSGMPFERQYGFFPDSPETSFINAAAFGGVGLNRNDGAYLMNIGGRTAINSGIGLSNNMMPENGSPNFRVLPSQRLGHMMLGNSPFAGPFTSIDGMADRGRSRRVENNVNQLDNKKQYQLDLEKIEGGEDTRTTLMIKNIPNKYTSKMLLAAIDENHKGTYDFLYLPIDFKNKCNVGYAFINMVSPSYIIPFFEAFNGKKWEKFNSEKVASLAYARIQGKAALVTHFQNSSLMNEDKRCRPILFHSDGSEAGDQEPFPLSNVNMRPRPLDASSSNSLSETPTTVWGSEKTEKNDG; encoded by the exons ATGGCAGAGTCTTCAGGCTTGTCATCTCAAG GTCTGGGCAGAGTATTCTCAATGAGGATTCCTCAAAAGGTGGGGAACACTACATGGGGAGTTCAGTCTAAGTCAGAGAAATATCAGGTTGCAGATGATACCAGCCTTTTTTCAAGTTCTTTGCCTGTTTTGCCACATGAAAAAT TGAATTTTGAGAGTTTGGACAAGCATGTGGAAGCTATGGGAACTGCATCGTCAAATTCAAACCAAGTTTTttctgagagagagaataaggaGTCCACTGAGGATATTGATCACGATCCAGTTGATCTGCCTGATGATGAGAATGAACTTTTGGCAGGCATTATGGACGACTTCGACCTGACTGGCTTACCCAGTAATATTGATGATGTGGATGATTATGATCTTTTTGGCAGTGGAGGGGGTATGGAGTTGGATTTTGAGCCACAGGAGAGCCTGAGTCTGAGTTTTGCAAAAGCAAGCATCTCAGATAATTATGTTGGGAATGCAACTGGGCAGTATGGGCTTTCAAATGGTGTGGGGACCGTTGCTGGGGAGCATCCATATGGTGAGCATCCATCGAGAACATTGTTTGTGCGGAATATCAATAGCAATGTTGAAGATTCAGAATTACGGTCATTATTTGAG CAATTTGGTGCCATCAGAACTCTGTACACTGCTTGCAAGCACAGGGGATTTGTGATGATATCTTATTATGATATTCGTGATGCTCGAACTGCAATGCGTGCACTGCAAAATAAGCCATTACGCCGGAGGAAACTTGACATACATTTTTCTATTCCAAAG GATAACCCTTCGGAAAAGGATATAAATCAGGGAACACTTGTAGTTTTTAATCTGGATCCCTCGGTTTCCAATGATGATCTCCGCCAGATATTTGGGGCTTATGGAGAAATCAAAGAG ATCCGTGAGACCCCACATAAGCGGCATCATAAATTTATTGAGTTCTATGATGTCAGAGCAGCAGAAGCTGCTCTTCGTTCTTTAAATAGGAGTGACATTGCTGGGAAAAAGATAAAGCTTGAGCCTAGCCGTCCAGGTGGAGCACGAAGAaa CTTGATGCATCAATTGACCCAGGAGCTCGACCAGGATGAAGCTAGAACTTTTCGGCCTCCAGGAGGTTCTCCAATCGGAAATTCTCCTCCAG GTACTTGGGCATCATACAGCCCAAATGAAAATAGTTTGTTGCACGCTTCCAATCAGTCTCCAGGTGTGGGAACTATTAGTCCCATAGGCAGCAACCATTTACCTGGTTTAGCTTCTATATTACCACCTCTAATGTCTAACACTGTCAAGATTGCACCCATTGGTAAAGACCAAGGTAGGGGCAGCCATACAGAGCAAGTATTCTCAAGCAGGACTTCCATTAATGAAACTGGTATCCAGCAGTCTCATTCCTTTCCGGAGAGTGGCAACACTGTGATGCCAAATATGGGCCAGAGCCCTGGAAGCTTAACATCCTTTGGCCTGACTTCTTCTAGTGCATCTGGTGTTGGTACGTTGTCTGGGCCGCAGTTTCTCTGGGGTAGTTCTACCCCTTACTCTTCACATACCCATTCTTCAGCATGGCCTGCGCCATCAGCTGGACGCTCATTCACCTCTACTGGACAAGGACCTGGATATCCATACTCAAGTCGCCAAGGCTCATTCATGAGTTCATCACATCAGCACCATGTTGGTTCTGCTCCATCTGGAATGCCGTTTGAGAGGCAGTATGGTTTCTTTCCAGATTCTCCTGAAACAAGCTTCATAAATGCTGCTGCTTTTGGGGGTGTGGGTTTAAATCGCAATGACGGAGCTTACCTGATGAATATTGGTGGCAGAACTGCTATTAATTCTGGAATTGGTCTTTCAAATAATATGATGCCTGAAAATGGTTCCCCAAATTTCCGAGTCTTGCCTTCACAGAGGTTGGGGCATATGATGCTTGGGAATAGCCCGTTTGCTGGACCATTTACAAGTATAGATGGGATGGCCGATCGTGGAAGAAGCCGACGAGTTGAGAATAATGTGAACCAGTTAGACAACAAAAAACAATATCAACTTGACTTGGAAAAAATTGAGGGTGGTGAAGACACACGGACAACACTCATGATAAAAAATATCCCTAACAA GTACACATCTAAGATGCTTCTTGCTGCCATTGATGAGAATCATAAGGGAACTTATGACTTTTTATACTTGCCAATTGATTTCAAG AACAAGTGCAATGTGGGTTATGCCTTCATAAACATGGTGTCTCCGTCATACATCATTCCATTTTTTGAG GCATTCAATGGCAAGAAGTGGGAGAAATTTAACAGTGAGAAGGTGGCTTCACTGGCTTATGCCCGTATTCAAGGCAAGGCAGCCCTTGTcacccatttccagaattcaaGTCTAATGAATGAAGATAAGCGCTGTCGCCCCATTCTTTTCCACTCAGATGGCTCAGAGGCTGGTGATCAG GAACCTTTCCCTTTGAGCAATGTGAATATGCGTCCTCGTCCACTGGATGCATCCAGCTCCAATAGCCTGTCAGAAACCCCAACAACAGTTTGGGGTAGTGAGAAAACTGAGAAAAATGATGGCTGA